In Halobaculum rubrum, the following are encoded in one genomic region:
- a CDS encoding DUF5789 family protein → MADDKQGREDQAADEEQRQRERDMKEARTRAEEPEPVGDDPEDQLGELDDVLESHEYPATTDELVEEYGEYEVETQDGVQSLGDVFAGTDDRTYGSADDAKTRILGLLRR, encoded by the coding sequence ATGGCCGATGACAAACAGGGACGAGAGGACCAGGCGGCCGACGAGGAGCAACGCCAACGGGAGCGGGACATGAAGGAGGCGCGCACCAGGGCCGAAGAACCCGAACCCGTGGGCGACGATCCGGAAGACCAGTTGGGCGAACTCGACGACGTGCTCGAATCGCACGAGTACCCGGCGACGACCGACGAGTTGGTCGAGGAGTACGGCGAGTACGAGGTCGAAACGCAGGACGGGGTGCAGTCGCTCGGCGACGTGTTCGCGGGAACCGACGACCGGACGTACGGCTCCGCGGACGACGCGAAAACCCGTATCCTGGGACTGCTTCGTCGCTGA
- a CDS encoding response regulator, translated as MTDEPVGDERTALPAHEDRPHVLVVDDEADVRELYADQLADEYDVSTAASGSEALDVLDDSVEVVLLDRRMPGLHGDDTLERIRTSGVDVRVAAVSGVSVGLDVVGLPVDAYLEKPVDSADLRDAVDRLVRVARYDDRVRQYFAVMHKQVALEAADVHRPDDEYGELARRREALESGIDDLHARLDHEDYEFLFRDLGNDGHDSPADLYA; from the coding sequence ATGACCGATGAGCCCGTGGGGGACGAGAGAACAGCACTCCCGGCGCACGAGGACCGCCCGCACGTGCTCGTCGTCGACGACGAGGCGGACGTCCGGGAACTGTACGCGGATCAACTCGCCGACGAGTACGACGTGTCGACGGCGGCGTCGGGGTCGGAGGCGCTCGACGTGCTCGACGACTCGGTCGAGGTGGTCCTGTTGGACCGGCGGATGCCCGGGCTACACGGCGACGACACGCTCGAGCGGATCCGTACGTCCGGCGTCGACGTACGCGTTGCGGCCGTCTCCGGCGTCAGCGTCGGTCTCGACGTGGTCGGACTTCCGGTCGACGCGTACCTCGAAAAGCCGGTCGACTCCGCCGACCTCCGGGACGCGGTCGACCGGCTCGTCCGGGTCGCCCGGTACGACGACCGCGTCCGCCAGTACTTCGCTGTGATGCACAAACAGGTCGCGCTTGAGGCGGCCGACGTTCACCGGCCCGACGACGAATACGGCGAGCTCGCCCGGCGTCGCGAGGCGCTGGAGTCGGGGATCGACGATCTGCACGCCCGGCTCGACCACGAGGATTACGAGTTCCTGTTTCGCGACCTCGGGAACGACGGACACGACTCTCCCGCCGATCTGTACGCCTGA
- a CDS encoding DUF7470 family protein: MIDKLGTAGVAGAVLLFAGLALVAWSSPIVAVGLALVLAGTGLVVKGLATSLMRQFGFA; this comes from the coding sequence ATGATCGACAAACTCGGCACCGCCGGCGTCGCCGGCGCGGTCCTGCTGTTCGCCGGCCTCGCGCTCGTCGCGTGGTCGTCTCCGATCGTCGCGGTCGGCCTGGCGCTCGTGCTCGCGGGCACCGGTCTCGTGGTGAAGGGCCTCGCAACCAGCCTGATGCGGCAGTTCGGCTTCGCGTAG
- a CDS encoding MutS-related protein: MEFTSVPGVGEKTADALAELEDAEAALRRGDVATLARARGLTEGRAAAIARGAVRERHDDPGGWLATDRAREVYEDALGLLQERAVTDYAEKRLRTIYPSATPSRIEEVREWAAEAVERDPDEAVLDALENVEQPTEPRGLRVRERALATADAERYAAVKDAFPELSVEVVEDARDLAELARSYATVVAVDEAFAGVDVEGDVRVITDPESRHEEVVPERLLAFFAENRAELLAALDVHEAAGIDPALDPGALRDALSRLDDDGTVRGDEELDRLSDAVDDLDAAVSTAESVANDHLRDAIREQDVTIEGTDFLSLVEQGARVDSLLSRELADEYDAAIRRAREQLADALRLDESEAEFTERIFAGDPTFPTEHNEEPLNRLRTELKTARDRRAAALKSGLAEDLAALREPADELVADALELDVELAVARFARDFDCVVPEIDDEGTWFAIEGGRSPLLDVPFTEAEPVDYTVSGVTLLSGVNSGGKTSTLDLVALIVTLAHMGLPVPAESARVGRVSELHYYAKSQGTLDAGAFESTLRDFGDLVSGASGRLVLVDELESITEPGASAKIIAGILEALDEQGATGVFVSHLARQIREAAAVDVAVDGIEAVGLEDGELVVNRSPRKDHLARSTPELIVEKLAREAGAGDSDGSGSGADADPAFYEGLLEKF, from the coding sequence ATGGAGTTCACGTCGGTCCCGGGCGTCGGCGAGAAGACCGCCGACGCCCTCGCGGAGTTGGAGGACGCGGAGGCGGCGCTGCGCCGCGGCGACGTGGCGACGCTCGCCCGGGCCCGCGGCCTCACCGAAGGCCGGGCGGCCGCCATCGCCCGCGGCGCCGTCCGGGAGCGCCACGACGACCCCGGCGGCTGGCTGGCGACCGACCGCGCCCGCGAGGTGTACGAGGACGCCCTCGGCCTCCTGCAGGAGCGGGCGGTCACCGACTACGCCGAGAAGCGTCTGCGGACGATATACCCCTCCGCGACGCCCTCGCGCATCGAGGAGGTGCGCGAGTGGGCCGCCGAGGCGGTCGAGCGCGATCCCGATGAGGCGGTCCTCGACGCCTTGGAGAACGTCGAGCAGCCGACCGAGCCGCGGGGGCTCCGGGTTCGCGAGCGGGCGCTCGCGACCGCCGACGCCGAGCGCTACGCCGCGGTGAAGGACGCGTTTCCGGAGCTCTCAGTCGAGGTCGTGGAGGACGCCCGCGACCTCGCGGAGCTCGCGCGGTCGTACGCCACCGTCGTCGCGGTCGACGAGGCGTTCGCCGGCGTCGACGTCGAGGGCGACGTCCGGGTGATCACCGACCCCGAGTCCCGCCACGAGGAGGTCGTCCCCGAGCGCCTGCTCGCGTTCTTCGCGGAGAACCGCGCGGAGCTGTTGGCGGCGCTCGACGTGCACGAGGCCGCCGGCATCGACCCCGCCCTCGATCCGGGGGCGCTGCGGGACGCGCTCTCGCGGCTGGACGACGACGGCACCGTCCGCGGCGACGAGGAACTGGATCGGCTCTCGGACGCCGTCGACGACCTCGACGCCGCGGTCTCGACGGCGGAGTCGGTCGCCAACGACCACCTTCGCGACGCCATCCGCGAGCAGGACGTGACCATCGAGGGGACCGACTTCCTCTCGCTGGTCGAGCAGGGCGCCCGCGTCGACAGCCTGCTCTCGCGGGAGCTGGCCGACGAGTACGACGCGGCGATCCGGAGGGCGCGCGAGCAGCTCGCGGACGCGCTCCGGCTGGACGAGAGCGAGGCGGAGTTCACCGAGCGGATCTTCGCGGGCGACCCAACGTTCCCGACCGAGCACAACGAGGAGCCGCTGAACCGCCTGCGGACCGAGCTGAAGACCGCCCGCGATCGGCGGGCGGCGGCGCTCAAATCGGGGTTAGCGGAGGACTTGGCGGCGCTGCGCGAGCCGGCCGACGAGCTCGTCGCCGACGCCCTCGAGCTCGACGTGGAGCTGGCGGTCGCGCGCTTCGCCCGCGACTTCGACTGCGTCGTCCCCGAGATCGACGACGAGGGGACCTGGTTCGCGATCGAGGGGGGCCGCTCCCCGCTGCTCGACGTACCGTTCACGGAGGCCGAACCCGTCGACTACACGGTTTCGGGGGTGACGCTCCTGTCGGGGGTGAACTCCGGCGGGAAGACCTCGACGCTCGATCTCGTCGCGCTGATCGTCACGCTCGCGCACATGGGTCTGCCCGTTCCGGCCGAGTCGGCGCGCGTCGGCCGCGTCTCGGAGCTGCACTACTACGCGAAATCTCAGGGGACGCTCGACGCCGGCGCGTTCGAGTCGACGCTGCGCGACTTCGGCGACCTCGTGTCGGGCGCGTCCGGCCGGCTGGTGCTCGTAGACGAGTTGGAGTCGATCACCGAACCGGGCGCCTCCGCGAAGATCATCGCGGGCATCCTCGAAGCCCTCGACGAGCAGGGCGCAACCGGCGTGTTCGTCTCCCACCTCGCGCGGCAGATCCGGGAGGCCGCCGCCGTCGACGTCGCGGTCGACGGCATCGAGGCGGTGGGGCTCGAGGACGGCGAGCTGGTGGTGAACCGCTCGCCGCGCAAGGACCACCTCGCGCGGTCGACGCCGGAGCTGATCGTCGAGAAGCTGGCGCGGGAGGCCGGCGCCGGCGACTCCGACGGATCCGGGTCCGGCGCGGACGCCGACCCCGCGTTCTACGAGGGGCTGCTGGAGAAGTTCTGA
- a CDS encoding Hsp20/alpha crystallin family protein, translated as MALPTNTASSWMQNLDLPSRVLGEGGFGGTDYELYEEDDEFVLTIDMPGFDREEITLTWDEGVLNVAAEHVDQDRGRKKTYHRRFRFPREVDEDAIGARYENGVLEVTLPAIVGGGAAGTEIPIEG; from the coding sequence ATGGCGCTCCCGACGAACACGGCGAGTTCCTGGATGCAGAACCTCGACCTGCCGTCCCGCGTTCTCGGCGAGGGCGGCTTCGGTGGCACCGACTACGAACTGTACGAGGAGGACGACGAGTTCGTCCTCACGATCGACATGCCCGGCTTCGACCGGGAGGAGATCACGCTCACCTGGGACGAGGGCGTGTTGAACGTCGCGGCTGAGCACGTCGACCAGGACCGCGGCCGCAAGAAGACGTACCACCGACGCTTCCGCTTCCCGCGGGAGGTCGACGAGGACGCCATCGGCGCGCGCTACGAGAACGGCGTCCTCGAGGTGACGCTCCCGGCCATCGTCGGCGGCGGCGCCGCCGGCACGGAGATCCCCATCGAGGGGTAA
- a CDS encoding KH domain-containing protein — protein sequence MQHVKVPQDRIGVLIGEGGETMREIEDRAEVRLDIDSESGSVAIDSVGDPVAGLVAPDIVRAIGRGFTPEVALSLLEHDLRRFELVDLASRTRNKNDLQRQKGRLIGENGRTRELMEDLSGAEVVIKGTTLGVIGQPEEVEAVRRATGMILDGAPHGAVYSFLERKHNEIHGAPDLSAPTGNAEEPR from the coding sequence ATGCAGCACGTGAAGGTTCCGCAGGACCGCATCGGCGTGCTCATCGGCGAGGGCGGCGAGACGATGCGGGAGATCGAGGACCGCGCCGAGGTACGACTCGACATCGACTCCGAGTCGGGCTCGGTCGCCATCGACAGCGTCGGCGACCCGGTCGCCGGCCTGGTCGCTCCCGACATCGTCCGCGCCATCGGCCGCGGGTTCACCCCCGAGGTCGCCCTCTCGCTGTTGGAGCACGATCTGCGACGGTTCGAGTTGGTCGACCTCGCATCGAGGACGCGAAACAAGAACGACCTCCAGCGCCAGAAGGGCCGCCTCATCGGCGAGAACGGCCGCACGCGGGAGCTGATGGAAGATCTCTCGGGCGCCGAAGTGGTCATCAAGGGAACCACCCTCGGCGTCATCGGTCAGCCCGAGGAGGTCGAGGCCGTCCGCCGCGCGACCGGAATGATCCTCGACGGCGCTCCCCACGGCGCGGTCTACTCGTTCCTCGAGCGCAAGCACAACGAGATCCACGGCGCGCCGGACCTCTCGGCACCGACGGGGAATGCCGAGGAGCCACGGTAG
- a CDS encoding tyrosine--tRNA ligase: MDAHDLITRNATEVVTEEEVRALAEDPDGKRVYVGYEPSGVLHIGHMLTANKLIDLQEAGFEVVVLLADVHAYLNDKGTFAEIRETAERMRDQFLAYGLDAESTEFVYGSEFQLDEEYVLDTHELELSTTLNRAQRAMAEIQSGDTAKVSHLVYPLMQALDIVYLDLDLAVGGLDQRKVHMLHREQVPAMDGESDHDYEARPCLHTPILADLDTGVGKMSSSSGTTISMEDSTEDIEEKINGAFCPPTRDPEPDDEGNERENPVLEIFEYSVFPRFDTVVVERPDEYGGDLEYDDYESLAADLESGELHPADAKGALATYLDELIAPGRDVLRELDAK, from the coding sequence ATGGATGCCCACGATCTGATCACCCGGAACGCGACCGAGGTGGTCACCGAGGAGGAGGTACGCGCGCTGGCCGAGGACCCGGACGGCAAGCGGGTGTACGTCGGATACGAGCCGTCGGGCGTCCTTCACATCGGGCACATGCTGACGGCGAACAAGCTCATCGATCTGCAGGAGGCGGGCTTCGAGGTCGTCGTCCTCCTCGCGGACGTACACGCGTACCTCAACGACAAGGGGACGTTCGCCGAGATCCGCGAGACGGCCGAGCGCATGCGCGACCAGTTCCTCGCGTACGGTCTCGACGCCGAGTCGACGGAGTTCGTCTACGGCTCGGAGTTCCAGCTCGACGAGGAGTACGTCCTCGACACGCACGAACTGGAGCTGTCGACGACGCTCAATCGCGCCCAGCGCGCGATGGCGGAGATCCAGAGCGGCGACACCGCGAAGGTGAGCCACCTGGTGTATCCGCTGATGCAGGCGCTGGACATCGTCTACCTCGATCTCGACCTCGCCGTCGGCGGCCTCGACCAGCGGAAGGTCCACATGCTCCACCGCGAGCAGGTTCCCGCGATGGACGGCGAGAGCGACCACGATTACGAGGCCCGGCCGTGCCTGCACACGCCGATCCTCGCGGACCTCGACACCGGCGTCGGCAAGATGTCCTCCTCGTCGGGGACGACCATCTCGATGGAGGACTCCACCGAGGACATCGAGGAGAAGATCAACGGCGCGTTCTGCCCGCCGACGCGCGACCCCGAGCCGGACGACGAGGGGAACGAGCGCGAGAACCCCGTGCTCGAGATCTTCGAGTACTCGGTGTTCCCGCGCTTCGACACGGTCGTCGTCGAGCGTCCCGACGAGTACGGCGGCGACCTCGAGTACGACGACTACGAGTCGCTGGCGGCGGACCTGGAGTCGGGCGAGCTTCACCCCGCGGACGCGAAGGGCGCGCTCGCGACGTACCTCGACGAGCTCATCGCTCCGGGCCGCGACGTGCTTCGAGAACTGGACGCGAAGTGA
- the rio1 gene encoding serine/threonine-protein kinase Rio1, with product MTGEFGFVEPDEADAPGDEWEDLDLDDIAQTEADKIARRQDDEFDEFRKRVKNTEQFKVEASVFDDATLAALYKLTRDGHIVAFGGPVSTGKEANVYEALGADEREVAAKVYRINTSNFRQMRDYLEGDPRFEGIGSDKKQVVVAWVRKEFSNLSRARAAGVRVPEPIAVQRNVLVMELVGHAEDRARRLAEVDVENPETAFEVVREYMRRLYSAGLIHGDLSEYNLIIHDGELVVIDLGQAVTVHHPNADDFLKRDCRNVASFFSRQGLDADADDLHGYVTTPEAEPSAEPDPATDPNPEDRDSDDE from the coding sequence ATGACCGGAGAGTTCGGGTTCGTCGAACCCGACGAGGCGGACGCGCCGGGCGACGAGTGGGAGGACCTCGACCTGGACGACATCGCCCAGACCGAGGCCGACAAGATCGCCCGCAGACAGGACGACGAGTTCGACGAGTTCCGCAAGCGCGTCAAGAACACCGAGCAGTTCAAAGTCGAGGCGTCGGTGTTCGACGACGCCACGCTCGCGGCGCTGTACAAGCTCACTCGCGACGGCCACATCGTCGCGTTCGGCGGCCCGGTCTCCACCGGGAAGGAGGCGAACGTGTACGAGGCGCTCGGCGCCGACGAACGCGAGGTGGCCGCGAAGGTGTACCGGATCAACACCTCGAACTTCCGGCAGATGCGCGACTACCTTGAGGGCGACCCCCGATTCGAGGGGATCGGCTCCGACAAGAAGCAGGTGGTCGTCGCGTGGGTACGCAAGGAGTTCTCGAACCTCTCGCGGGCCCGAGCGGCCGGCGTGCGTGTGCCGGAGCCGATCGCCGTCCAGCGCAACGTCCTCGTGATGGAACTGGTCGGCCACGCCGAAGACCGCGCTCGCCGACTCGCGGAGGTCGACGTGGAGAACCCCGAAACCGCCTTCGAGGTCGTCCGCGAGTACATGCGGCGCCTCTACTCGGCGGGGCTGATCCACGGCGATCTCTCGGAGTACAACCTCATCATTCACGACGGGGAACTGGTCGTCATCGATCTTGGACAGGCGGTGACCGTCCACCATCCGAACGCCGACGACTTCCTGAAGCGGGACTGCCGCAACGTCGCCTCGTTCTTCTCCAGACAGGGCCTCGACGCCGACGCGGACGACCTCCACGGGTACGTCACCACGCCCGAGGCGGAGCCGAGCGCCGAGCCCGATCCCGCGACGGACCCGAACCCCGAGGACCGCGACAGCGACGACGAGTAG
- the larE gene encoding ATP-dependent sacrificial sulfur transferase LarE: MDDDVAAKAAAAREFLAERDGVLVAFSGGVDSSVVAALARDALGDDAVACTAKSETLPAEELDDAARVADDIGIDHAIVEFSELDDPDFVANGDDRCYHCRTMRLSRMYEAATERGIGTVCDGTNASDPGEGHRPGLDAVEELDVVSPLLQAGITKAEVRRIAEHYDLDVADKPSMACLSSRIPTGLEVTEERLTRIEKAERLLRTWGFSQFRVRDHDGLARIEVGADELETALNTDFVAAARDHMLELGFDHVTLDLQGYETGSVSPGSEADADGEGENAVNRDGEPVVEDVFAREYPTS; encoded by the coding sequence ATGGACGACGACGTGGCGGCGAAAGCGGCGGCCGCGCGCGAGTTTCTCGCCGAGCGCGACGGCGTGCTCGTCGCGTTCTCGGGCGGCGTGGACTCGTCGGTCGTCGCGGCGCTCGCGCGCGACGCCCTCGGCGACGACGCGGTCGCCTGCACCGCGAAAAGCGAGACGCTCCCGGCCGAGGAACTGGACGACGCGGCCCGCGTCGCCGACGACATCGGCATCGATCACGCGATCGTGGAGTTCTCCGAGCTGGACGACCCGGACTTCGTCGCCAACGGCGACGACCGCTGCTATCACTGCCGGACGATGCGCCTCTCGCGGATGTACGAGGCCGCCACGGAGCGCGGCATCGGCACGGTCTGTGACGGCACGAACGCCTCCGACCCCGGGGAGGGGCACCGGCCGGGACTCGACGCCGTCGAGGAACTCGACGTGGTCTCCCCGCTCCTGCAGGCGGGCATCACGAAAGCGGAGGTCCGCCGGATCGCCGAGCACTACGACCTCGACGTGGCCGATAAGCCCTCGATGGCGTGTCTCTCCTCGCGCATCCCGACCGGGCTGGAGGTGACCGAGGAGCGCCTGACCCGCATCGAGAAAGCCGAGCGCCTGCTGCGCACGTGGGGATTCTCGCAGTTCCGTGTCCGCGACCACGACGGCCTCGCGCGCATCGAGGTCGGCGCCGACGAGTTGGAGACGGCGCTGAACACGGACTTCGTCGCGGCCGCCCGCGACCACATGCTGGAGCTCGGCTTCGACCACGTCACGCTCGATCTCCAGGGGTACGAGACCGGAAGCGTTAGCCCCGGGAGCGAGGCGGACGCCGACGGCGAGGGAGAAAACGCCGTCAACCGCGACGGGGAGCCGGTCGTCGAGGACGTGTTCGCGCGCGAGTACCCGACCTCGTAG
- the eif1A gene encoding translation initiation factor eIF-1A, with translation MSDGDGTGRKNLRMPDDDEVFAEVTEMLGANRVKVRCNDGVERTARIPGRMQKRTWIREGDLVLVSPWDWQDEKADIEHRYESQDADQLRDEGHIA, from the coding sequence ATGAGCGACGGCGACGGCACCGGTCGCAAGAATCTCCGAATGCCCGACGACGACGAAGTGTTCGCCGAGGTGACCGAGATGCTCGGCGCCAACCGCGTGAAGGTCCGGTGCAACGACGGCGTCGAACGCACCGCGCGGATCCCCGGACGGATGCAGAAACGGACCTGGATCCGCGAGGGCGACCTCGTCCTCGTCAGTCCTTGGGACTGGCAAGACGAGAAGGCGGACATCGAACACCGCTACGAGAGCCAGGACGCGGACCAGCTTCGCGACGAAGGCCACATCGCCTGA
- a CDS encoding histidine phosphatase family protein produces MGTILLCRHGETTWNRERRVQGWAPTSLTERGRGQAAALATFLDAEYAVDRIVASDLERAAETARAVSRPTGAGATFDARWRERDFGRMQGLTYDELFGTYPEYTLSEIGYAAAETVPESGESLLDMWKRVEAAFVDLRTGLDPDETVAVIAHGGPLYAVTGAIKGLDVVAAVLDQDQGNCAVNEIRVGRDGDGALVRENVTSFLPEATTQENY; encoded by the coding sequence ATGGGAACGATCCTCCTGTGTCGCCACGGCGAGACCACCTGGAACCGCGAGCGACGGGTACAGGGCTGGGCCCCCACGAGCCTGACCGAACGCGGTCGCGGACAGGCGGCCGCGCTGGCGACGTTTCTCGACGCCGAGTACGCCGTCGACCGGATCGTCGCCTCCGACCTGGAGCGGGCAGCTGAGACCGCCCGCGCCGTCTCGCGGCCGACGGGCGCGGGGGCGACGTTCGACGCCCGGTGGCGCGAGCGCGACTTCGGCCGGATGCAGGGACTCACCTACGACGAGCTGTTCGGCACGTATCCCGAGTACACCCTCTCGGAGATCGGGTATGCGGCCGCCGAGACGGTCCCCGAGAGCGGCGAGTCGTTGCTCGACATGTGGAAACGCGTGGAGGCGGCCTTCGTGGACCTCCGGACGGGGCTCGACCCCGACGAGACCGTCGCCGTTATCGCCCACGGCGGTCCGCTGTACGCCGTCACGGGTGCTATCAAGGGACTCGACGTGGTCGCCGCGGTGCTCGATCAGGATCAGGGCAACTGCGCGGTCAACGAGATCCGGGTCGGACGCGACGGCGACGGCGCACTCGTCCGCGAGAACGTCACGTCGTTCCTTCCCGAAGCGACGACGCAGGAGAACTACTGA
- a CDS encoding ORC1-type DNA replication protein — MAGDPEDGMLSWDESVFRDEHVFEIDYVPETFRHRESQLESLKYALRPAARGSRPLNTVVRGPPGTGKTTSVQKLFSELGAQTDVRTVRVNCQVDSTRYAVFSRIFEGIFDYEPPSSGISFKKLFGQIADRLVEDDEVLVVALDDVNYLFYENEASDALYSLLRAHEAHAGAKVGVICVSSDLSLSVIEELDSRVQSVFRPEEVFFPKYDVEEVVDILRERAKRGFHDGVLGDTELDRVAELTGESGDLRVGIDLLRRAGLNAEMRASRTISIEDVEEAYDKSKYVHLSRSLRGLSESETALVEVLAEHDGEQAGSVYEAFHDRTDLGYTRYSEIVNKLDQLGLVETEYAEVEGRGRSRSISLAYDPEAVLERIER, encoded by the coding sequence ATGGCCGGGGACCCCGAGGACGGGATGCTGTCGTGGGACGAATCCGTCTTCCGGGACGAACACGTCTTCGAGATCGACTACGTCCCCGAAACGTTCCGTCACCGCGAGAGCCAACTGGAGTCGCTGAAGTACGCGCTCCGGCCGGCCGCACGCGGCTCGCGCCCGCTCAACACCGTCGTCCGCGGGCCGCCGGGCACCGGCAAGACCACCTCCGTACAGAAGCTGTTCTCGGAGCTGGGCGCCCAGACGGACGTGCGAACGGTTCGGGTGAACTGCCAGGTCGACTCGACCCGGTATGCGGTGTTCTCGCGCATCTTCGAGGGGATCTTCGACTACGAGCCGCCCTCGTCGGGCATCTCGTTCAAGAAGCTGTTCGGCCAGATCGCTGACCGGCTCGTCGAGGACGACGAGGTGCTCGTCGTCGCGCTCGACGACGTGAACTACCTGTTCTACGAGAACGAGGCCTCGGACGCGCTGTACTCGCTGTTGCGGGCCCACGAGGCCCACGCCGGCGCGAAGGTGGGCGTCATCTGCGTCTCCTCGGACCTCTCGCTGTCGGTCATCGAGGAGTTGGACTCGCGGGTGCAGTCGGTGTTCCGTCCCGAGGAGGTGTTCTTCCCGAAGTACGACGTCGAGGAGGTGGTCGACATCCTCCGCGAACGGGCGAAACGGGGCTTCCACGACGGCGTCCTCGGCGACACCGAGCTCGACCGAGTGGCGGAGCTGACCGGCGAGTCGGGCGACCTCCGTGTCGGAATCGACCTGCTTCGGCGGGCGGGGCTGAACGCCGAGATGCGCGCCTCCCGGACGATCAGCATCGAGGACGTCGAGGAGGCGTACGACAAATCGAAGTACGTCCACCTCTCGCGCAGCCTCCGCGGACTCTCGGAGTCGGAGACGGCGCTCGTCGAGGTGCTCGCCGAGCACGACGGCGAGCAGGCGGGCTCCGTGTACGAGGCGTTCCACGACCGGACCGATCTGGGCTACACGCGCTACTCGGAGATCGTCAACAAGCTGGACCAGCTCGGGCTGGTGGAGACGGAGTACGCCGAGGTCGAAGGGCGGGGGCGCTCGCGGTCGATCTCGCTGGCGTACGACCCCGAGGCGGTGCTCGAGCGGATCGAGAGGTAG